Proteins from a genomic interval of Musa acuminata AAA Group cultivar baxijiao chromosome BXJ1-9, Cavendish_Baxijiao_AAA, whole genome shotgun sequence:
- the LOC135593872 gene encoding uncharacterized protein LOC135593872 isoform X1, producing the protein MEGANGAYVAWQEVVVSNDKGRRVVHYYLKGAGGGADLAVVGREKSLRHMSYAVPSQFVRSLKARPHLLPSLPSSSASHLPSASAFPFKWRSRREVIDWLSSLVQEPTAYESPTTVIRYGDGEEAETADLPNFKQVSSSGKTGYVSKEFSWLGASWLCRKRRKHYRSFCKNGVTISVHDFVFVMAEENKRLVAYVEDLYEDLRANNMVVVRWFHKVDEVGIVLPPDTSDREIFFSLCLQDLSVECIDGLAAVLSAQHFDKFLNEARCSNWRPYVCHRQIDNDDVKPFDITQLQGYWSQELLRSMFTSPLKLRLKITRGGSDISGGKNGDISIDGSKRKHLLNDGDICVAETKTRVKIKSRSLPVSSKTGKNITSTRSDSLTSKELYLQKLQQQLYPGCHVEVLSQDSGIRGCWFQCVIIRRHQDKVKVRYLDVQDPDESGNLQEWVLLSRVAAPDKLGIRLCGRPIVRPNPAQRVKKCSFNVGASVDAWWHDGWWEGIVIRRESEGQIHVYFPGEKRTNVFSESDLRQSQDWIDNKWNSIQDQMDIANSLLSDVMNDSKDLSNDHERFLLKTLVTEDHHRKEPYDSISPSDTDQDEITPSGGYTSTDGEGDIPDLTKDPQFKWNSLKKKKRRRELTEDSFSHKKQRREASNSSSQDLEDSDACGGFVLPKSLTVDHENCKIGGDPMFNAPMTLTNLVMSQ; encoded by the exons ATGGAGGGGGCGAACGGGGCTTACGTGGCGTGGCAGGAGGTGGTGGTGTCGAACGACAAGGGGCGGAGGGTGGTGCACTACTACCTCAAGGGCGCCGGCGGCGGGGCGGATCTGGCAGTGGTGGGGCGGGAGAAGAGCTTGCGGCACATGTCGTACGCCGTACCCAGCCAGTTCGTCAGATCGCTCAAGGCGAGGCCGCACCTCCTGCCCTCTTTGCCGTCCTCCTCGGCCTCTCACTTGCCGTCGGCGTCTGCGTTCCCTTTCAAGTGGCGCTCGAGGAGGGAGGTCATCGACTGGCTCTCGTCTCTAGTCCAAG AACCCACTGCTTATGAATCTCCTACCACAGTAATTAGATACGGGGATGGTGAAGAAGCTGAAACTGCAGATTTGCCTAACTTTAAG CAGGTTTCTTCTTCAGGAAAAACAGGGTATGTTTCTAAAGAGTTTTCATGGTTAGGTGCTTCATGGCTTTGCCGGAAAAGAAGAAAGCATTATCGGTCCTTTTGCAAGAATGGAGTTACAATTTCT GTccatgattttgtttttgttatggCCGAAGAAAACAAAAGGCTTGTTGCTTACGTGGAAGATTTGTACGAGGACTTAAGAGCCAACAATATGGTTGTGGTACGATGGTTTCACAAAGTTGATGAAGTTGGTATTGTTTTGCCCCCCGACACTAGTGACAGGgagattttcttttctctttgtcTTCAAGATCTCAGTGTCGAATGCATCGATGGATTGGCTGCAGTGCTGAGTGCTCAACATTTTGATAAGTTTCTGAATGAGGCGAGATGCTCCAATTGGAGGCCTTATGTGTGCCACAGGCAGATCGACAATGATGATGTCAAGCCATTTGATATCACCCAACTTCAAGGCTACTGGAGCCAGGAATTACTTAGGTCCATGTTCACATCTCCCCTTAAGTTACGGTTGAAGATAACCCGTGGTGGTTCTGATATATCTGGGGGGAAAAATGGTGATATATCAATAGATGGTTCCAAGAGGAAGCACCTTTTGAATGATGGTGATATTTGTGTTGCAGAAACTAAAACTCGAGTTAAGATTAAATCTAGAAGCCTACCTGTTAGCAGCAAAACTGGAAAGAATATCACAAGCACCCGTTCTGATTCTTTGACGAGTAAGGAACTATATCTGCAAAAACTTCAGCAACAATTGTATCCTGGATGCCATGTCGAAGTGCTTTCGCAGGACAGTGGAATAAGGGGTTGCTGGTTCCAATGTGTTATCATTAGGAGGCATCAGGATAAGGTAAAAGTCCGTTACCTTGATGTACAAGATCCAGACGAGAGTGGCAATTTACAg GAGTGGGTTTTGCTGTCAAGGGTTGCAGCACCTGATAAGCTTGGCATTCGCCTGTGTGGAAGACCCATTGTTCGTCCAAATCCCGCACAGAGAGTCAAGAAATGTAGCTTCAACGTTGGTGCTTCTGTGGATGCATGGTGGCATGATGGTTGGTGGGAAGGAATTGTGATTCGTAGGGAATCTGAGGGACAAATTCATGTATATTTCCCAG GGGAAAAGCGTACCAATGTTTTCAGCGAGAGTGACTTGAGGCAGTCGCAAGATTGGATCGATAATAAATGGAATAGCATACAAGATCAGATGGATATTGCAAACTCATTGTTATCAGATGTGATGAATGATTCAAAGGATTTATCGAATGATCATGAGCGATTCCTTCTTAAGACACTTGTTACCGAAGATCATCATCGGAAAGAACCTTATGATAGTATCTCACCATCTGACACAGACCAAGATGAGATCACACCAAGTGGAGGATATACATCGACCGATGGAGAGGGAGACATCCCAGATCTGACCAAGGATCCTCAATTCAAATGGAATTCATTAAAGAAGAAAAAACGCAGAAGGGAGCTGACCGAAGATTCTTTTTCTCATAAGAAACAACGTCGTGAAGCTAGCAACAGCAGCAGCCAAGACCTCGAGGACTCTGATGCCTGTGGGGGGTTTGTGCTACCTAAATCGCTGACTGTTGATCATGAGAACTGCAAGATTGGAGGTGATCCTATGTTCAATGCGCCGATGACACTTACCAACCTGGTTATGTCCCAATAA
- the LOC135593872 gene encoding uncharacterized protein LOC135593872 isoform X2 — MEGANGAYVAWQEVVVSNDKGRRVVHYYLKGAGGGADLAVVGREKSLRHMSYAVPSQFVRSLKARPHLLPSLPSSSASHLPSASAFPFKWRSRREVIDWLSSLVQEPTAYESPTTVIRYGDGEEAETADLPNFKVSSSGKTGYVSKEFSWLGASWLCRKRRKHYRSFCKNGVTISVHDFVFVMAEENKRLVAYVEDLYEDLRANNMVVVRWFHKVDEVGIVLPPDTSDREIFFSLCLQDLSVECIDGLAAVLSAQHFDKFLNEARCSNWRPYVCHRQIDNDDVKPFDITQLQGYWSQELLRSMFTSPLKLRLKITRGGSDISGGKNGDISIDGSKRKHLLNDGDICVAETKTRVKIKSRSLPVSSKTGKNITSTRSDSLTSKELYLQKLQQQLYPGCHVEVLSQDSGIRGCWFQCVIIRRHQDKVKVRYLDVQDPDESGNLQEWVLLSRVAAPDKLGIRLCGRPIVRPNPAQRVKKCSFNVGASVDAWWHDGWWEGIVIRRESEGQIHVYFPGEKRTNVFSESDLRQSQDWIDNKWNSIQDQMDIANSLLSDVMNDSKDLSNDHERFLLKTLVTEDHHRKEPYDSISPSDTDQDEITPSGGYTSTDGEGDIPDLTKDPQFKWNSLKKKKRRRELTEDSFSHKKQRREASNSSSQDLEDSDACGGFVLPKSLTVDHENCKIGGDPMFNAPMTLTNLVMSQ; from the exons ATGGAGGGGGCGAACGGGGCTTACGTGGCGTGGCAGGAGGTGGTGGTGTCGAACGACAAGGGGCGGAGGGTGGTGCACTACTACCTCAAGGGCGCCGGCGGCGGGGCGGATCTGGCAGTGGTGGGGCGGGAGAAGAGCTTGCGGCACATGTCGTACGCCGTACCCAGCCAGTTCGTCAGATCGCTCAAGGCGAGGCCGCACCTCCTGCCCTCTTTGCCGTCCTCCTCGGCCTCTCACTTGCCGTCGGCGTCTGCGTTCCCTTTCAAGTGGCGCTCGAGGAGGGAGGTCATCGACTGGCTCTCGTCTCTAGTCCAAG AACCCACTGCTTATGAATCTCCTACCACAGTAATTAGATACGGGGATGGTGAAGAAGCTGAAACTGCAGATTTGCCTAACTTTAAG GTTTCTTCTTCAGGAAAAACAGGGTATGTTTCTAAAGAGTTTTCATGGTTAGGTGCTTCATGGCTTTGCCGGAAAAGAAGAAAGCATTATCGGTCCTTTTGCAAGAATGGAGTTACAATTTCT GTccatgattttgtttttgttatggCCGAAGAAAACAAAAGGCTTGTTGCTTACGTGGAAGATTTGTACGAGGACTTAAGAGCCAACAATATGGTTGTGGTACGATGGTTTCACAAAGTTGATGAAGTTGGTATTGTTTTGCCCCCCGACACTAGTGACAGGgagattttcttttctctttgtcTTCAAGATCTCAGTGTCGAATGCATCGATGGATTGGCTGCAGTGCTGAGTGCTCAACATTTTGATAAGTTTCTGAATGAGGCGAGATGCTCCAATTGGAGGCCTTATGTGTGCCACAGGCAGATCGACAATGATGATGTCAAGCCATTTGATATCACCCAACTTCAAGGCTACTGGAGCCAGGAATTACTTAGGTCCATGTTCACATCTCCCCTTAAGTTACGGTTGAAGATAACCCGTGGTGGTTCTGATATATCTGGGGGGAAAAATGGTGATATATCAATAGATGGTTCCAAGAGGAAGCACCTTTTGAATGATGGTGATATTTGTGTTGCAGAAACTAAAACTCGAGTTAAGATTAAATCTAGAAGCCTACCTGTTAGCAGCAAAACTGGAAAGAATATCACAAGCACCCGTTCTGATTCTTTGACGAGTAAGGAACTATATCTGCAAAAACTTCAGCAACAATTGTATCCTGGATGCCATGTCGAAGTGCTTTCGCAGGACAGTGGAATAAGGGGTTGCTGGTTCCAATGTGTTATCATTAGGAGGCATCAGGATAAGGTAAAAGTCCGTTACCTTGATGTACAAGATCCAGACGAGAGTGGCAATTTACAg GAGTGGGTTTTGCTGTCAAGGGTTGCAGCACCTGATAAGCTTGGCATTCGCCTGTGTGGAAGACCCATTGTTCGTCCAAATCCCGCACAGAGAGTCAAGAAATGTAGCTTCAACGTTGGTGCTTCTGTGGATGCATGGTGGCATGATGGTTGGTGGGAAGGAATTGTGATTCGTAGGGAATCTGAGGGACAAATTCATGTATATTTCCCAG GGGAAAAGCGTACCAATGTTTTCAGCGAGAGTGACTTGAGGCAGTCGCAAGATTGGATCGATAATAAATGGAATAGCATACAAGATCAGATGGATATTGCAAACTCATTGTTATCAGATGTGATGAATGATTCAAAGGATTTATCGAATGATCATGAGCGATTCCTTCTTAAGACACTTGTTACCGAAGATCATCATCGGAAAGAACCTTATGATAGTATCTCACCATCTGACACAGACCAAGATGAGATCACACCAAGTGGAGGATATACATCGACCGATGGAGAGGGAGACATCCCAGATCTGACCAAGGATCCTCAATTCAAATGGAATTCATTAAAGAAGAAAAAACGCAGAAGGGAGCTGACCGAAGATTCTTTTTCTCATAAGAAACAACGTCGTGAAGCTAGCAACAGCAGCAGCCAAGACCTCGAGGACTCTGATGCCTGTGGGGGGTTTGTGCTACCTAAATCGCTGACTGTTGATCATGAGAACTGCAAGATTGGAGGTGATCCTATGTTCAATGCGCCGATGACACTTACCAACCTGGTTATGTCCCAATAA
- the LOC135594410 gene encoding gibberellin-regulated protein 5-like — protein MAARLPCTLLLVLLLTLSFTESVRGGSLKPSECNNKCEFRCSATSHKKPCLFFCKKCCAACLCVPPGTYGNKEACPCYNNWKTKEGGPKCP, from the exons ATGGCAGCACGGCTTCCCTGCACTTTGCTTCTGGTGCTCCTCCTCACACTCTCTTTCACCGAG AGTGTCAGAGGTGGTTCTCTCAAGCCTTCAG AATGCAATAACAAGTGCGAGTTCCGGTGCTCGGCGACGTCGCACAAGAAGCCATGCTTGTTCTTCTGCAAGAAGTGCTGCGCCGCGTGCCTGTGCGTGCCGCCTGGCACCTACGGCAACAAGGAGGCGTGCCCCTGCTACAACAACTGGAAGACGAAGGAAGGTGGCCCCAAGTGTCCCTAG